The Candidatus Saganbacteria bacterium nucleotide sequence AATTCTCTTTTGAAGCAACGCTCTCGCCTATCACTGTTATAAAAAGTCTTTCTTCCATGTTTTTCTCCCTTTGAAAGTTTATTCGTCGATTTCTTTGATTATAGCAAAAATGAGTGAAATTTCCAAAATATCGTGTCGATATAGACTTGACTGAAAATAAAAGGAGAAAAGGAATATGGGATCATTAAGTGTTATGTTGCCGAAAGGTCTCGCAAGATTCAATCTGAGTGGAAAAACCGCTGTAGTCATCGGCGGCACAGGCGCGCTCGGAGGAGCTATAGCACAAGGATTGGGCGAAGCGGGAGCCAGGATAGCCGTACTTGGAAGGGACAATACTCGCGGAGATCTAAGAGTCAGATCGATACAGGAACAAGGAGGAGCAGCTGCTTTTTTTAAGGCGGACGCGTTAGACAGGCTTAGTTTGGTGGATGCTCAAGGGATGATTGTTAAAAGGTTCGGCCAACCGGATATCCTTGTTAATGCGGCCGGAGGCAATAAACCCGGGGCTGTTTTAAAAGCAGATCTTCCATTTGGGAATCTTGCATTACATGATTGGGCTGAAGTATTCAATCTGAACCTCGTGGGTGGGGTATTTTACCCGTGCCAGGTATTCGGCACCGCGATGGCAAATCAAGGGCGGGGCAGTATCATCAACATCGCAAGTGTAGCAGCTCATCTTCCGTTGACAAACGTAATCGCGTACTCTTCCTCTAAAGCGGCTGTTTTGAACCTCTCGCAGTTCCTTTCGACGGTCTGGGCCACCAAAGGGGTCAGAGTCAACACGATAACCCCGGGGTTCTTCCCGGCGGAACAGAACCGCAAATTATTGTTTGAAGATGATGGCTCACCAAAACCCCGGGCTAAAGCGATCTGGAGCCATACACCGATGGGACGTTTTGGCAAACCTGAGGAGCTGATGACCGCGGCAATATTTCTTGCGAGTGATTTCAGCAGTTTTACGACCGGTTCCGACATTCGCGTTGACGGCGGGTTCCTGAGCATGACGATATAGAATATATTTCTGTCATGAACAACCAACCTGCGGCAAGAGTGCTTGCCCCGAGTTTTCTGATTATAAGCATGTATATAAAGCTTATATGCCGCGTAACTTCATTATTAATACTTTGAACATGAGATTCTAAATATTTGGCAATGATTTTGAGTGAAATTTCCAAAAAATACTTCCGATATATTGTCGTGCAAATATTAAATGCGCACAATATTAGCAGGAGGAGAAGAATATGAACACCGCGACTGTTTCGAGATACGGCCTGAATTTTCCGGAAAATTTCAGATGGGGCTGCGTCGGACTCGGTCATACCCGTGTAAGATTGAATCCCGGAACACAGGCTTACAGCCACTTGGATCCCGGAGCAAGGCTGCAGTGCATAGGCCCGACAGGCGGCGAAGCGAACGTTGCAATAAACCTTGCTGACAGCGCGGGGCTCAATACTACCATGCTGACCGCGCTGGTCAAGGGTGATCCCTGGTACGGAATGATCAAAAGAGGATACGGAGCCATGGGGGTTAATACGGACTATGCAAAAATATTTGATTATAAGCCGAGAGGTCCGGTACATGGCACTGTCTTCAGCCCTCTCGGGTACGGAGAAGAAAGCCCTGAGGTCACTTACCATGTAGCAGGCGAAGCAGCCGCACAGCTTGGACCTGCTGATTTTGACTTTGATCAGGTATTTTTCCCCGGTGCTGCATTCGCTCATACCGGCGGTATCTTTCTGACCGTCGGTGTTAATACACCGGAATTGATAATCAATTTTCTTGAGTCTGCCGGAAAAAATGATGTCATCAGGTCGTTCGACCTGAACTGGCGTAAAAAACTCTGGGCCGATAATCCCAACCAAGCTAATGCGCAAAAGATCTACAGGGATATCGTCCAAAGAGTGGAGATCCTTGAAGGCAATAAAAGCGATCTGGCCGACGCGCTTGGCATCGAAGGATTTCAATCCGGGATGGCAAAAAAAACAGATCCTCTTGATCCGACCCCGCACATGGTCATGATCACGGAGACCGTGAAACAATTTCCGAACCTTAAGGTCGTGCTGACGAACCTTCGCCATGAGATCGACACCAACCACCAGCTATGGAGCGCTCTAGCATGGGTCAACGGCAAATTCTACCACGCCCCCAAAAAAGAGATATTCGTACTGGACCGCGTCGGCGGCGGTGACGCCACCACGGCATACTTTTTGTGGTCGATGCTTAACGGCAAGACCGAACAGGAAGCGATCGACATAGCATGGGCAGCCGGCGCGCTTAAAACGGCCACTGTCGGTGACACTTTAAAAGTCGGCCCTGAAAAAGTGCTTGCCAAGGCAAAGGCCGGAAGGTCCGGCGCAGCCGCGGAGATCGCGCGTTAAGCTGACAGTTTCATTTGTATTAAAAAGAGCCCCGGTTTCCCGGGGCTTGTTTTTCTATATACCTAAAAATACTAAAAGCAATCCAACTGCAAGTGAAAGTGTAAATCCGACAGGAATCAAAGACTGGCTGATCGCCATTTTTTTAGATATCACATAAGATACCGAGCTCCACGTGAATATAAAAGAAATTATCAGAACGCAAAGCAGGACCGCTTTTCCGATCATTTTTCTTTCTCCTTTATCATTTCGTTCGGGACAAACACGTGAAAATATTAGCGCTAACGGGAGTCGAACCCGTGTCGCGGCCTTGAGAGGGCCGTGTCCTAGGCCACTAGACGATAGCGCCATACAATAAAATTATTATAGCATTCAGGCCCTTAGCCTTTTTATTTCCTCTTCGGTCAAATGTCTCCATTTGCCGGTCATGAGGTCCCCCAGTTCCAGCTCTTTTATCCTTATTCTTTTAAGTCTTACCACTTTCTTTCCTATCGCCTGGCACATCCTTCTTATCTGCCTTTTTTTGCCTTCTTTGATTATTATCCTGAAAGAATTTTTGCCGGTCTGTTTGAGTTTACAGGGTTTTGTCCTCCCCTCTTCAATGACCACGCCCCTTTCGAGCGACTTCAGCTCTTCAGCCTTTATCTCTTCAGCGTTTACTTTAACTTCGTATTCCTTCTCGCATTCGTATCTAGGATGCGTAAGGCGGTTCGCGAGCTCTCCGTCGTTCGTCAGGAGTATCAGGCCCTCGGAATCTTTATCCAAACGGCCCACGGGAAATACTTTCTCATTTATCTTGACAAGGTCAACAAGTGCCGCGCCCTGGGACCTGGAACATGAAGATATATAACCCTGGGGTTTGTTAAGTGCAATATATATATTTTTCTGGCCAGGTTTTATAAGACGGCCTTTTACGGTGATCTCGTCTTTATCAGGATCGATGCTCTGCCCGATCATGGCAAGACGTTTGTTCGCGCACACCAGCCCGTCTTCGATCATCTTTTCGGACGCCCTGCGCGAAGCAACCCCGCACTGGGAAAGATATTTCTGGATGCGTATATTTTCTTTCATTCAATATCCCTTGTGAGGATGAGATCAAATCCGGTCCCAATAAAGTTTTTTTCAATAACATCACCCGTTTTCCCCTGTGTTTTTATCCTGATATGTTTTATCCTTTCCATCGCATCGAACATCTTCTCTTTTGGTATCGGCTTGTTTGTCCTTACCGGCACCATCCTAAGTTCAAGGCCTTCCGCCAGTATCGTCGATGTCAGTATCCTCGCCGGACATTCTATTTCATTCTTCGCGTATGTCTCGCCTTTTTTGCATTCATTGCCTTTTATGAACATGAACTTTCCCGACTCGGCCTCTATCTCGAGCCTGCAACTTTTGGGACATTCGATGCATGTTATCCGCTTGTTCTCTACCATATTATCCTCAATTCAATTAATGACTAATTACTAATGACTAATGTCTAATTAATGTAAAATATTATGATCTAATAATTATTCCTTAATTAGTCATTAGTAATTTCCCTGATGCTCCAATATATTCTGCCGCCGTCCTCCCGGCTAAAATACTGTCTTTCGTCACAGAATCCGCTATATCATAGACTTTATACGAATTCCCGCAGCAAAATATTCCCGGGATAGATGTTTGATTTATCTGTCCGGAAACTGGGGAATTCGTGTTTTTATCTATCTGTGCACCGGCCATTTCCAGAAGTTCGTTCTCCGGTATTAGGCCTACCGACATCAGGACTGTGTCGCATCCGATATGGAATATCGAATCCGGAATATCTTTGAGGCTTTCATCGACATTAACCACATCAACACCTTCTACTCTGTCTTTTCCATAGATCCTCGAAACCCTGTGCCTGTAATAGATCGGGATATCAAAATCTTCTATACATTGGGAAATGTTCCTTTTAAGCCCCCTGCTCTCTTTAAGTATTTCGATGACAGCTTTTACTTTTGCTCCT carries:
- a CDS encoding SDR family oxidoreductase → MGSLSVMLPKGLARFNLSGKTAVVIGGTGALGGAIAQGLGEAGARIAVLGRDNTRGDLRVRSIQEQGGAAAFFKADALDRLSLVDAQGMIVKRFGQPDILVNAAGGNKPGAVLKADLPFGNLALHDWAEVFNLNLVGGVFYPCQVFGTAMANQGRGSIINIASVAAHLPLTNVIAYSSSKAAVLNLSQFLSTVWATKGVRVNTITPGFFPAEQNRKLLFEDDGSPKPRAKAIWSHTPMGRFGKPEELMTAAIFLASDFSSFTTGSDIRVDGGFLSMTI
- a CDS encoding DUF1667 domain-containing protein — its product is MVENKRITCIECPKSCRLEIEAESGKFMFIKGNECKKGETYAKNEIECPARILTSTILAEGLELRMVPVRTNKPIPKEKMFDAMERIKHIRIKTQGKTGDVIEKNFIGTGFDLILTRDIE
- a CDS encoding pseudouridine synthase, producing the protein MKENIRIQKYLSQCGVASRRASEKMIEDGLVCANKRLAMIGQSIDPDKDEITVKGRLIKPGQKNIYIALNKPQGYISSCSRSQGAALVDLVKINEKVFPVGRLDKDSEGLILLTNDGELANRLTHPRYECEKEYEVKVNAEEIKAEELKSLERGVVIEEGRTKPCKLKQTGKNSFRIIIKEGKKRQIRRMCQAIGKKVVRLKRIRIKELELGDLMTGKWRHLTEEEIKRLRA
- a CDS encoding PfkB family carbohydrate kinase; translated protein: MNTATVSRYGLNFPENFRWGCVGLGHTRVRLNPGTQAYSHLDPGARLQCIGPTGGEANVAINLADSAGLNTTMLTALVKGDPWYGMIKRGYGAMGVNTDYAKIFDYKPRGPVHGTVFSPLGYGEESPEVTYHVAGEAAAQLGPADFDFDQVFFPGAAFAHTGGIFLTVGVNTPELIINFLESAGKNDVIRSFDLNWRKKLWADNPNQANAQKIYRDIVQRVEILEGNKSDLADALGIEGFQSGMAKKTDPLDPTPHMVMITETVKQFPNLKVVLTNLRHEIDTNHQLWSALAWVNGKFYHAPKKEIFVLDRVGGGDATTAYFLWSMLNGKTEQEAIDIAWAAGALKTATVGDTLKVGPEKVLAKAKAGRSGAAAEIAR